One window of Mixophyes fleayi isolate aMixFle1 chromosome 3, aMixFle1.hap1, whole genome shotgun sequence genomic DNA carries:
- the GNB4 gene encoding guanine nucleotide-binding protein subunit beta-4: protein MSELEQLRQEAEQLRNQIRDARKACSDTTLVQITTSLDSVGRIQMRTRRTLRGHLAKIYAMHWGSDSRLLVSASQDGKLIIWDSYTTNKMHAIPLRSSWVMTCAYAPSGNYVACGGLDNICSIYNLKTREGNVRVSRELPGHTGYLSCCRFLDDNQIVTSSGDTTCALWDIETGQQTTTFTGHTGDVMSLSLSPDMRTFVSGACDASSKLWDIRDGMCRQSFTGHVSDINAVCFFPNGHAFATGSDDATCRLFDLRADQELMMYSHDNIICGITSVAFSKSGRLLLAGYDDFNCNVWDTLKGERAGVLAGHDNRVSCLGVTDDGMAVATGSWDSFLRIWN from the exons ATGAGTGAGTTGGAACAGTTACGGCAAGAAGCGGAGCAACTGCGGAATCAAATCCGA GATGCTCGGAAAGCATGCAGCGACACAACGCTTGTTCAG ATCACAACCAGCTTGGACTCCGTAGGTCGAATCCAAATGCGAACTCGACGCACATTGCGAGGCCACTTAGCTAAAATTTATGCCATGCACTGGGGCTCAGATTCAAG GCTATTAGTGAGTGCATCTCAAGATGGGAAATTAATTATTTGGGACAGTTATACAACAAACAAG ATGCATGCCATTCCTCTGCGGTCCTCCTGGGTGATGACTTGTGCTTACGCTCCATCTGGAAATTACGTAGCTTGTGGAGGTTTAGATAACATCTGCTCCATTTACAATTTGAAAACAAGAGAAGGAAATGTGCGAGTGAGCAGAGAGCTACCGGGACACACAG GATACTTGTCATGTTGCCGTTTTCTAGATGACAACCAAATTGTTACAAGCTCTGGAGATACAACCTG TGCATTGTGGGATATAGAGACTGGGCAGCAGACCACAACCTTTACCGGACACACAGGAGATGTGATGAGCTTGTCTCTGAGCCCTGACATGAGGACTTTTGTCTCTGGTGCTTGTGATGCTTCTTCTAAGCTGTGGGATATCCGTGATGGCATGTGCAGACAGTCTTTTACCGGGCATGTTTCAGACATCAATGCAGTCTGT TTTTTCCCCAATGGACATGCATTTGCCACTGGCTCCGATGATGCTACTTGTCGGCTGTTTGACCTGCGTGCGGACCAGGAGTTGATGATGTATTCTCATGACAACATCATTTGTGGTATCACATCCGTAGCTTTCTCTAAAAGTGGCCGTCTGTTACTAGCGGGATATGATGACTTCAACTGCAACGTGTGGGACACCTTGAAGGGTGAAAGAGCAG GAGTCCTTGCTGGTCACGACAACCGCGTGAGCTGTTTAGGTGTAACCGATGATGGCATGGCCGTAGCTACAGGGTCTTGGGACAGTTTTCTCAGAATCTGGAATTAA